In the genome of Dioscorea cayenensis subsp. rotundata cultivar TDr96_F1 chromosome 1, TDr96_F1_v2_PseudoChromosome.rev07_lg8_w22 25.fasta, whole genome shotgun sequence, one region contains:
- the LOC120275092 gene encoding calcium-transporting ATPase, endoplasmic reticulum-type-like yields MRVVSLRTSTLRIEQSSLTGESMPVIKGTNPVLIDDCELQGKECMLFSGTTVVNGGCVGVVISTGMNTEIGKIQTQIHEASLVENDTPLKKKLDEFGSKLSTAIGLVCLVVWAINYKNFITWDYVGFFPSNFRFSFEKCTYYFKIAVALAVAAVPEGLPAVITTCLALGTRKMVQNNAIVRKLPSVETLGCTTVICSDKTGTLTTNQMSVSEFFTLGGKTTMHRVFHVEGTTYNPRDGGIADWNYYNMDANLFILAQICALCNDAGIFCNGHLFRSSGLPTEAALKVLVEKMGVPDTKARSRIRAAQLAFEHSIDHSTAKLGCCEWWKKRSRRVATLEFDRVRKSMSVIVRELAGNNRLLVKGAVESVVERSSFVQLADGSVAEMDMPCRQLILTKLHEMSSKGLRCLGFAYKDDLGEFSDYYADTHPAHKKLLDPSNYSEIENNMVFIGVIGLRDPPREEVPKAILDCRGAGIKVIVITGDNKSTAEAICSEIGLFSDLTSLKGRSFTCKEFSSLPFGKQVEILSKPGGLVFSRAEPKHKQDIVRLLKESGEIVAMTGDGVNDAPALKLADIGISMGITGTEVAKQASDMVLADDNFSTIVAAVAEGRSIYNNMKSFIRYMISSNMGEVISIFLTAALGIPECLIPVQLLWVNLVTDGPPATALGFNPPDLDIMQRSPRNSDDSLINSWVLFRYMVIGSYVGLATVGIFILWYTQPSILGIDLASDGHTMVSFAELQSWRECPTWEDFFPSPFLAGNNVVFFSDPCDYFTVGKVKAMTLSLSVLVSIEMFNSLNALSEENSLLQMPPWTNPWLLMAMAISFGLHLVILYVPFLASVFGVVPLNFSEWFLVILVSAPVVVIDEVLKYIGKKQRWRTDKSKTS; encoded by the exons ATGAGAGTGGTATCTCTCAGGACATCGACATTGAGAATTGAACAGAGCTCGCTGACCGGAGAGAGCATGCCTGTGATTAAAGGTACAAATCCGGTTTTAATTGATGATTGTGAATTGCAGGGCAAGGAATGTATGCTTTTTTCTGGGACGACGGTTGTGAATGGTGGTTGTGTGGGCGTTGTAATTAGCACTGGCATGAATACAGAGATTGGAAAGATTCAGACCCAAATACATGAAGCTTCTCTTGTTGAAAATGACACTCCTTTGAAGAAAAAACTCGATGAGTTTGGGAGTAAATTATCGACTGCAATTGGATTGGTTTGTCTTGTGGTGTGGGCAATTAATTACAAGAATTTTATCACCTGGGATTATGTTGGATTTTTCCCGAGtaattttagattttcatttgaGAAATGCacttattatttcaaaatagctGTGGCGCTTGCTGTGGCAGCAGTTCCTGAAGGTCTTCCTGCTGTGATTACTACTTGTTTAGCTCTGGGAACCAGGAAAATGGTGCAAAACAATGCAATTGTCAGGAAGCTTCCAAGTGTGGAGACTTTAGGATGTACAACTGTTATATGCTCTGATAAAACTGGAACACTCACAACAAATCAAATGTCAGTGAGTGAATTTTTCACACTTGGGGGAAAGACAACAATGCACAGGGTATTTCACGTTGAAGGTACCACCTACAACCCCAGAGATGGAGGCATTGCTGATTGGAACTACTATAACATGGATGCAAACCTGTTTATCTTGGCACAAATATGTGCACTGTGCAATGATGCTGGTATATTCTGCAATGGTCACCTCTTCCGCTCCAGTGGTTTGCCCACTGAGGCCGCTCTCAAG GTTCTGGTTGAGAAGATGGGAGTTCCAGATACAAAAGCAAGGAGTAGAATCCGTGCAGCACAGCTTGCATTTGAGCATTCCATTGATCACAGTACAGCTAAATTAG GTTGCTGTGAGTGGTGGAAAAAGCGGTCAAGAAGAGTTGCTACCCTGGAATTCGACAGGGTTCGGAAATCGATGAGTGTCATTGTCCGTGAACTTGCTGGAAATAACCGCCTTCTAGTCAAG GGAGCCGTTGAGAGTGTGGTGGAGCGGAGTTCCTTTGTGCAGCTTGCAGATGGATCAGTTGCTGAGATGGACATGCCATGTAGGCAATTGATATTAACAAAACTTCACGAGATGAGTTCAAAAGGTTTAAGGTGCTTGGGCTTTGCATATAAAGATGACTTGGGCGAGTTCTCTGACTATTATGCTGATACCCATCCTGCTCACAAAAAGTTGCTTGATCCATCTAACTACagtgaaattgaaaataatatgGTTTTTATTGGGGTTATTGGTCTCCGT GACCCTCCTCGTGAAGAAGTTCCGAAGGCAATTTTAGATTGCAGAGGTGCAGGCATCAAAGTAATAGTTATAACTGGTGATAACAAGTCCACAGCTGAAGCTATCTGTTCTGAAATTGGTCTATTCTCTGACTTGACAAGTCTTAAAGGGAGAAGCTTTACTTGTAAGGAGTTCAGTTCTCTTCCTTTTGGTAAACAAGTTGAGATATTATCAAAGCCtggaggattagtgttttcccGGGCAGAGCCCAAGCATAAACAAGACATTGTGAGGCTATTGAAGGAAAGCGGAGAGATTGTTGCCATGACTGGAGATGGTGTCAATGATGCACCTGCACTAAAACTAGCTGATATAGGAATTTCCATGGGTATTACTGGAACTGAG GTTGCAAAGCAAGCTTCTGATATGGTCCTAGCTGATGATAATTTCAGTACTATTGTTGCAGCTGTTGCAGAGGGGCGctctatatataataacatgaaATCTTTTATCAG GTACATGATATCATCAAACATGGGAGAAGTTATCTCCATATTTCTTACTGCTGCATTGGGAATACCTGAATGTCTAATTCCAGTCCAGCTTCTTTGGGTCAATCTAGTCACTGATGGCCCCCCAGCAACAGCCCTTGGTTTTAATCCTCCTGATCTTGATATAATGCAAAGATCACCACGAAATAGCGATGACTCTCTAATTAATTCATGGGTGCTCTTTCGTTACATG GTTATCGGCTCTTATGTAGGTTTAGCCACTGTCGGTATCTTTATATTATGGTACACACAACCCTCCATTTTGGGAATTGATCTCGCAAGTGATGGGCACACCATGGTCTCCTTTGCAGAGCtccagtcatggagagaatgcCCAACATGGGAGGATTTCTTTCCATCCCCATTCTTGGCAGGCAACAATGTAGTATTTTTCTCAGACCCTTGTGATTACTTTACAGTGGGAAAGGTTAAAGCAATGACTCTATCACTGTCAGTTTTGGTATCGATTGAGATGTTTAATTCCCTCAATGCTCTATCAGAAGAAAACAGTTTACTTCAGATGCCTCCATGGACAAACCCCTGGCTTCTTATGGCCATGGCCATTTCATTTGGATTGCATCTTGTTATACTCTATGTGCCCTTCTTGGCCAGTGTCTTTGGTGTTGTTCCTTTGAATTTTAGTGAGTGGTTTCTTGTTATCTTGGTTTCTGCTCCTGTGGTTGTTATAGATGAGGTGCTCAAGTATATTGGCAAGAAGCAAAGGTGGAGAACAGACAAGTCCAAAACCTCATAA
- the LOC120266105 gene encoding LOW QUALITY PROTEIN: pentatricopeptide repeat-containing protein At5g08510-like (The sequence of the model RefSeq protein was modified relative to this genomic sequence to represent the inferred CDS: deleted 1 base in 1 codon), whose translation MAPSTIVSPFSTLSSSSFTLLPPLSHPFSPPAPPSTNLSTAELSTHCSSSFGFIFDPFVSTSLLTMYSKCGLVDSARKVFDEMPHRDVASWNSLLDGYAKSGDLVHAKELFDAMPVRNVISWTSMVAGFCQNGRYEDALQVFVKMWEDCEVRPNEVTLASVLPACANLGSLELGERIEKYARENGFVRNLFVANALVEMFAKCGDIRNAWRVFEEIGDRRNLCSWNSMIMGLAVHGSWKDALELFHEMKARRITADDITFVGVLMACTHGGLVEQGRTYFRSMEEKFQISPKLEHYGCMVDLLGRAGCLREAYDLIKSMPMKPDSVIWGALLGACSFHGEVGLAEIAAEFLSELEPWNAGNHVILSNIYASSGKWDGVAKEWKLMKWKKYRKMAGHSFIEVGGKMEKFLVEDKSHPRVEEIYAMLNEVTLAMKLLQYFPDLDYHFGMAMIRSSLYLVLAICCEFIVFFLFQDEQSSS comes from the exons ATGGCCCCTTCCACCATTGTCTCTCCCTTTTCAactctctcctcctcctccttcacccTTCTCCCCCCTCTTTCACATCCCTTCTCTCCGCCTGCGCCTCCTTCAACCAACCTTTCCACGGCCGAGCTCTCCACGCACTGCTCCTCAAGTTTCGGCTTCATCTTCGATCCCTTTGTCTCCACTTCACTCCTCACCATGTACTCAAAATGCGGCCTTGTGGACTCTGCACGCAAGGTGTTCGACGAAATGCCTCACAGAGATGTTGCTTCTTGGAACTCATTACTCGATGGCTACGCCAAGTCTGGAGACCTTGTGCATGCTAAGGAGCTGTTTGATGCTATGCCTGTGAGAAATGTGATATCTTGGACTTCTATGGTTGCTGGGTTTTGCCAGAATGGACGCTATGAGGATGCCTTGCAGGTGTTTGTGAAAATGTGGGAGGATTGTGAGGTGAGGCCGAATGAGGTGACGCTTGCTAGTGTGTTGCCGGCTTGCGCAAACCTCGGAAGTTTGGAGCTTGGTGAGAGGATTGAGAAGTATGCGAGGGAGAATGGATTTGTGAGGAATTTGTTTGTGGCTAATGCTTTGGTCGAGATGTTTGCAAAGTGTGGGGATATTAGGAATGCGTGGCGCGTGTTTGAAGAGATTGGTGATCGGAGGAACTTGTGTTCTTGGAACTCAATGATCATGGGGCTTGCAGTGCATGGGAGTTGGAAGGATGCTCTTGAACTTTTCCATGAAATGAAg GCAAGAAGAATCACGGCTGACGATATCACATTCGTCGGAGTTCTCATGGCATGCACTCATGGAGGATTAGTAGAGCAGGGACGTACTTATTTTCGATCAATGGAA GAGAAATTTCAAATCTCTCCAAAACTAGAGCATTATGGTTGCATGGTAGATCTTTTGGGGCGTGCCGGATGTTTGAGAGAGGCTTATGATCTCATTAAAAGTATGCCAATGAAGCCGGATTCAGTGATATGGGGAGCTCTACTTGGAGCTTGCAGCTTCCATGGTGAGGTCGGTCTGGCCGAGATTGCTGCAGAGTTTCTCAGTGAGCTTGAGCCATGGAATGCAGGGAACCATGTTATTCTTTCCAACATATATGCTTCTTCAGGAAAGTGGGATGGGGTTGCTAAAGAGTGGAAGTTGATGAAATGGAAAAAATACAGAAAGATGGCAGGGCATAGTTTCATTGAAGTTGgtggaaagatggagaaatttcTGGTGGAGGATAAATCTCATCCTAGAGTTGAAGAAATATATGCAATGTTGAATGAAGTCACATTGGCTATGAAGCTTTTGCAGTATTTTCCTGATTTGGATTACCATTTTGGAATGGCTATGATTAGATCCTCATTGTACCTGGTTCTTGCTATATGTTGTGAATTTATagtcttttttttgtttcaagatGAGCAGTCTAGCAGCTAA
- the LOC120262637 gene encoding U-box domain-containing protein 44-like, producing the protein MVNGFNDQRKVAPFPLLSSSSSSSSALLRPSSAAGHGSLESSDWELAMAMEVLQNASLLPASELISRVIEDAFETIHAARDVLIERQSFTEFSSYLERLLPVLQDILTRPPAASAALAASADALRREIKAARALASECGKKNRLYLLLNCRRIVKRLETSTREISRVLGLLPLASLDLSSGVSDEIKELCEIMERVEFRVAVAEEEILEKIESGAQDRSPGRAYANSLLTLIADAMGIPKDPSLLKKELDEFRSEIEDTKLRKDLAEAMQMEQIIAFLSRADAASSFEEKMVKYYSKRNSLGSQPLEPLESFYCPITRDVMEEPVETSSRQTFEKKAIEKWFADGNSVCPLTMVPLDTSVLRPNNSLRKAIEEWKERNTIIVIASIKSKLEWCDEQDVMDCLRKLQELCEEKESNREYMVLENYLPILVGFLSRSNSQIRSRALSILCILAKDSYDNKGKIAEVDNAIESIVRSLGRRSEERKSSVALLLELSKNNMVRGSIGKVQGCILLLVTTSNNDSNQAANDAKELLENLSFLDENVVQMAKANYFKPLLRQLDSGSDDAKKIMVSTLAEMELTDHSKGTLFKDGALQPLLKLISHTDTDLKVASVKALQNLSSLPENALQMIREGAVRPLLDLLHHHISSSPSLQEQVAATIMNIAVSAKELDSNENFVLLESDDDVFWLLSLINFTGSNIQRSILRTFCALCELPTGTTIRAKLRQCSAIQVLISHCERNDLVLRANAVKLLSCLNEDGDDAATSEFMEQSFLKTLLSIIQDSVDEEEKASALSIISNLRSGYPQIHQWLVDAEAIPIIIGCLKDTRPYVSSKNQLLENAVGALCHFTLSTNLDFQKRAAELGVIPLLVQLLGYGTALTKKYAATSLAQFSESSPGLSRRIRKHTGFLCCSGPQETGCPVHMGICSVVSSFCLLEADAVGPLVRLLTEMDPKVCEASLRALSTLIEGERLQSGFKILSDSKAILPMIKLLSLDSPDLQLSVLHILERIFTLEDCRRMHGMAAQMPLVDITQRGTGPIRPLAARVLAHLNVLHDQSSYF; encoded by the exons ATGGTAAATG GGTTCAACGACCAGCGAAAAGTCGCGCCTTTCCCTCTCCTtagctcctcctcctcctcctcctccgcccTCCTCCGCCCGAGCAGCGCCGCCGGACATGGATCTCTAGAGAGCTCCGATTGGGAGCTGGCCATGGCGATGGAAGTCTTGCAGAACGCTTCGCTATTGCCGGCTTCGGAGCTCATCTCGCGCGTCATCGAGGATGCCTTCGAAACCATCCACGCCGCGCGCGACGTCCTCATCGAGCGTCAGTCTTTCACTGAGTTCTCCTCTTACCTTGAGCGCCTCCTTCCCGTCCTCCAAGATATCCTCACACGCCCCCCAGCCGCCTCCGCCGCCCTGGCCGCCTCGGCCGACGCGCTCCGCCGCGAGATCAAGGCAGCGCGCGCTCTCGCCTCCGAGTGCGGGAAGAAGAACCGGCTCTATCTCCTTCTAAACTGCCGGCGCATCGTCAAGCGGCTCGAGACCTCCACTCGAGAGATCAGCCGCGTCCTTGGCCTCCTCCCTCTTGCTTCTCTCGATCTCTCATCCGGCGTCAGCGATGAGATAAAGGAACTCTGCGAGATAATGGAACGGGTCGAGTTCCGCGTCGCCGTGGCTGAAGAGGAAATCCTTGAAAAGATCGAGTCCGGTGCTCAAGATCGGAGTCCCGGCCGTGCTTACGCGAATAGCTTGCTGACTCTCATCGCGGACGCCATGGGGATACCTAAAGATCCGTCGTTGCTCAAGAAGGAGCTCGATGAGTTCAGGAGCGAGATAGAGGATACAAAGTTGAGGAAGGATCTCGCAGAAGCCATGCAGATGGAGCAGATCATTGCATTTCTCAGTAGGGCGGATGCCGCATCATCTTTTGAGGAGAAGATGGTGAAGTATTATAGTAAGAGAAACTCTTTGGGTAGCCAGCCATTAGAGCCTTTGGAGTCCTTCTATTGCCCAATTACAAGGGATGTCATGGAGGAGCCTGTTGAGACTTCCTCCAGGCAGACATTTGAGAAGAAGGCAATTGAGAAATGGTTTGCAGATGGGAATTCTGTTTGTCCATTGACTATGGTTCCATTGGACACCAGTGTTCTCCGGCCTAATAATAGTCTTAGGAAGGCTATTGAGGAGTGGAAGGAGAGGAATACTATTATTGTTATCGCCTCAATAAAGAGCAAGCTTGAATGGTGTGATGAACAGGATGTAATGGACTGCTTGAGGAAGCTGCAAGAGCTCTGTGAAGAGAAGGAGTCAAATCGGGAATACATGGTGCTTGAGAATTATTTGCCAATTCTTGTTGGGTTTCTTAGTCGGAGCAATTCTCAGATAAGGAGTCGTGCCTTGTCCATACTATGCATTTTGGCAAAGGATAGCTATGACAACAAG GGAAAAATTGCTGAAGTGGATAATGCTATTGAATCTATTGTTCGTTCCCTTGGGCGGCGCAGTGAGGAACGCAAGTCATCAGTGGCATTACTGTTAGAACTCTCAAAAAACAATATGGTTCGGGGCAGTATTGGGAAGGTCCAAGGGTGTATTCTTCTTCTGGTGACAACTTCGAACAATGATAGCAATCAAGCTGCTAATGATGCAAAAGAGCTTTTGGAGAATCTTTCATTCCTTGATGAGAATGTTGTGCAAATGGCTAAGGCGAATTATTTTAAACCATTATTGCGACAGCTTGATTCAG GATCAGATGATGCAAAGAAGATTATGGTTTCCACTTTAGCTGAAATGGAGTTGACTGATCACAGTAAAGGTACTCTGTTTAAAGATGGAGCTCTGCAGCCTCTTCTTAAATTGATTTCACACACTGATACTGATTTAAAAGTAGCATCTGTTAAGGCTCTTCAAAATCTCTCAAGTTTGCCTGAGAATGCTCTGCAAATGATAAGGGAAGGTGCAGTTCGTCCACTCCTTGATCTCTTACACCATCATATATCTTCATCCCCTAGTTTACAGGAGCAAGTGGCTGCTACTATAATGAATATAGCTGTGTCAGCAAAGGAATTGGACAGCAATGAAAACTTTGTTTTACTGGAGTCTGATGATGACGTGTTCTGGCTTCTCTCCCTGATTAACTTTACAGGGTCAAATATACAACGTAGCATTCTTAGAACATTTTGTGCTTTGTGTGAGCTTCCAACAGGGACAACCATCAGAGCTAAGCTGAGACAG TGTTCTGCAATCCAAGTATTGATCTCCCACTGTGAGCGCAATGATCTTGTGCTGAGGGCAAATGCTGTCAAGCTGTTGTCCTGCTTgaatgaagatggagatgatgcTGCAACATCTGAGTTCATGGAACAGAGTTTCCTGAAAACTTTGCTGTCAATTATACAGGATTCCGTTGATGAGGAAGAGAAGGCTTCAGCATTGAGCATCATCTCCAATCTTCGCAGTGGCTACCCTCAGATTCATCAATGGCTTGTAGATGCTGAAGCAATCCCCATTATTATTGGATGTTTAAAAGATACAAGGCCATATGTCTCATCTAAGAATCAGCTTCTAGAGAATGCTGTAGGTGCGTTATGCCACTTTACACTGTCAACAAACCTTGATTTCCAGAAGAGGGCAGCTGAACTTGGTGTGATCCCATTGTTGGTGCAGTTGTTGGGATATGGAACAGCTTTGACTAAGAAATATGCAGCCACCTCACTAGCTCAATTTTCAGAAAGTTCGCCTGGTCTGAGTCGACGAATACGGAAGCATACTGGTTTTTTATGCTGTTCAGGGCCACAGGAAACCGGTTGTCCAGTACATATGGGTATTTGTTCGGTGGTATCATCATTTTGTCTTTTGGAGGCTGATGCAGTGGGGCCATTAGTAAGACTTCTCACAGAAATGGATCCCAAAGTGTGCGAAGCTTCTTTAAGGGCTCTGTCAACACTTATAGAAGGTGAGCGCCTTCAAAGTGGATTTAAAATTCTTTCAGATTCGAAAGCTATTCTTCCAATGATAAAGCTATTGAGCTTGGACTCCCCTGATTTGCAACTGAGTGTTTTGCATATCTTGGAGAGGATATTCACGCTAGAGGATTGCCGAAGGATGCATGGCATGGCAGCACAAATGCCTTTGGTTGATATAACTCAAAGAGGAACTGGCCCAATTCGACCTCTGGCAGCTCGAGTGCTTGCTCATTTGAATGTGCTTCATGATCAGTCTTCGTATTTTTGA